One Loxodonta africana isolate mLoxAfr1 chromosome 4, mLoxAfr1.hap2, whole genome shotgun sequence genomic region harbors:
- the RACGAP1 gene encoding rac GTPase-activating protein 1, which produces MESTMLNLRNLFEQLVRRVEILSEGNELQFIQLAKDFEDFRRKWQRTDQELGKYKDLLMKAETERSALDVKLKHARNQVDVEIKRRQRAEADCEKLERQIQLIREMLMCDTSGSIQLSEEQKSALAFLNRGQPSSGNAGNKRLSTIDESGSILSDISFDKTDESLDWDSSLVKTFKLKKREKRRSNSRQFIDGPPGPIKKTRSIGSTVDQGNESIVAKTTVTVPNDGGPIEAVSTIETVPYWTRSRRKTGALQPWNSDSTLSSRQLEPRTETNSSSTPQSNGGMRLHDFVSKTVIKPESCVPCGKRIKFGKLSLKCRDCRVVSHPECRERCPLPCIPTLIGTPVKIGEGMLADFVSQTSPMIPSIVVHCVNEIEQRGLTEEGLYRISGCDRTVKELKEKFLRVKTVPLLSKVDDIHAICSLLKDFLRNLKEPLLTFRLNKTFMEAAEIPDEDNSIAAMYQAVGELPQANRDTLAFLMIHLQRVAQSPNTKMNVANLAKVFGPTIVAHAVPNPDPVTMLQDIKRQPKVVERLLSLPLEYWSQFMMVEQENIDPMHVIENSNAFSTPQTPDIKVSLLGPVTTPEHQLLKTPSSSSLSQRVRSTLTKNTPRFGSKSKSSTNLGRQGNFFASPMLK; this is translated from the exons AATTTATCCAGTTGGCAAAGGACTTTGAGGATTTTCGTAGAAAATGGCAGAGAACAGACCAGGAGTTGGGGAAATACAAGGATCTTTTGATGAAAGCAGAGACTGAGCGTAGTGCTCTGGATGTTAAGCTGAAGCACGCACGCAACCAGGTGGATGTAGAGATCAAACGGAGACAGCGAGCTGAGGCTGACTGCGAAAAGCTG GAACGGCAGATTCAGCTGATTCGAGAGATGCTCATGTGTGACACATCTGGCAGCATTCAACTAAGCGAAGAGCAAAAATCAGCTCTGGCTTTTCTCAACAGGGGCCAACCATCCAGTGGCAATGCTGGGAACAAAAG ACTGTCGACCATTGATGAATCTGGTTCCATTTTATCAGATATCAGCTTTGACAAGACTGATGAATCGCTG GATTGggattcttctttggtgaaaactTTCAAactgaagaagagagaaaagagg CGCTCTAATAGCCGACAGTTTATTGACGGTCCACCTGGACCTATAAAGAAAACGCGTTCCATTGGCTCCACGGTAGACCAG GGGAATGAATCCATAGTTGCAAAAACTACAGTGACTGTTCCCAATGATGGTGGGCCCATTGAAGCTGTGTCCACTATTGAGACTGTGCCATATTGGACCAGGAGCCGAAGGAAGACAG GTGCTTTACAACCTTGGAACAGTGACTCCACCCTGAGCAGCAGGCAGCTGGAGCCCAGAACTGAGACAAACAGTTCCAGCACACCACAGAGTAACGGAGGGATGCGCTTGCATGACTTTGTCTCTAAAACG GTTATTAAACCAGAATCTTGTGTTCCATGTGGAAAGCGGATAAAATTTGGCAAGCTATCCCTAAAGTGTCGAGACTGTCGTGTGGTCTCTCATCCAGAATGTCGGGAACGCTGTCCCCTTCCCTGCATTCCTACCCTGATAGGAACGCCTGTCAAGATAGGAGAG GGAATGCTGGCAGATTTTGTGTCTCAGACTTCTCCAATGATCCCCTCCATTGTTGTCCACTGTGTAAATGAGATTGAGCAGAGAGGACTGACTGAG GAAGGCCTGTATAGGATCTCAGGCTGTGACCGgacagtaaaagagctgaaagagAAATTCCTCCGAGTGAAAACTGTACCCCTCCTCAGCAAAGTGGATGACATCCATGCTATCTGTAGCCTCTTGAAAGACTTCCTTCGAAACCTCAAAGAACCACTTCTGACGTTTCGACTGAATaagacctttatggaagcagcag AAATCCCAGATGAGGACAACAGCATAGCTGCCATGTACCAGGCTGTGGGTGAACTGCCCCAAGCCAACAGGGACACATTAGCTTTTCTTATGATTCACTTGCAGAG AGTGGCTCAGAGTCCAAACACTAAAATGAATGTTGCCAATCTGGCTAAAGTTTTTGGCCCTACAATAGTTGCCCATGCTGTGCCCAATCCAGACCCGGTGACAATGTTACAGGACATCAAGCGTCAACCTAAG GTGGTAGAGCGCCTGCTTTCACTGCCACTGGAATACTGGAGTCAGTTTATGATGGTGGAGCAAGAGAACattgaccccatgcatgtcattgaaaactcaaatgccttttcaacaCCACAGACACCAGATATTAAAG TGAGTTTGCTGGGGCCTGTGACCACTCCTGAGCATCAACTCCTCAAGACTCCTTCGTCTAGCTCCCTGTCACAGAGAGTCCGCTCCACCCTCACCAAGAACACTCCCAG ATTTGGGAGCAAAAgcaagtcttccaccaatctagGACGACAaggcaacttctttgcttctcCAATGCTCAAGTGA